GTTGTTCGGCGACGAGAGCGCCTACATTCGCTTTGACATGAGCGAATTTGCGGCGGAACATTCCGACCAACGCTTGATCGGCGCGCCTCCGGGCTACGTCGGCTATGACACCGGCGGCGAATTAACCAACGCGATCCGAGAGAAACCATTCAGCGTGGTCTTGTTCGACGAGATCGAAAAAGCCCACCCGCGGATCCTCGACAAATTTCTGCAAGTCCTCGACGACGGTGTCCTGACATCTGGCCGAGGTGAACGCGTCTACTTCTCCGAAGCGTTTTTGATCTTCACTTCGAACCTCGGCCTGTATCGGATCGATGAGCGGGGCAAGCGTGTCCCCAACGCCACTCCAACTGACGACCTGCCATCGATGCAAGCGAAGGTGCGAGCGGAGATCGATCGTTTCTTCAAGCTAGAGATCGGTCGGCCGGAGATCTTGAATCGGATCGGTGAAAATATCGTTGTCTTCGATTTCATTCGAGACGATGTCGCGGCGGAGATCTTCGACATGATGTTGGCGGGAATTTGCAGGCAGGTCGAAACCGCCACGGGGCGACCGATCGATATCGAAGATTCTGCACGGCGGTCGCTGCAGGAGCTTTGTCTCGCCGATCTTTCCAACGGCGGCCGCGGCGTCCGCAATCAATTGGAAGCCCATTTCATCAACCCGCTGGCGCGCGCGTTGTTCGACGCCCCCGAATCGCCGGCGATCATCGTTCGGCGGATCGATCACCGCGACGGTTTGACAACGGTGGAGCTGGCGTGACGCAATCGATTTCGATCAACCGAATTCATTACCCGATCCATTCATTGGGATTTGGCGCCCGCGTGGGCGTCTGGTTTCAAGGCTGCCAGATTCAGTGCCCAGGATGTATCAGCCGCGATACTTGGGAACCGGGGACCAACGCAATCCAGCTGGATGAACTGACGCAAACCCTGCTCCCGTGGACCGCTGCCGCCGATGGGCTGACGATTTCCGGTGGTGAACCTTTTGACCAGCCCGACGCCGTCGCGGCGTTAATGAAATGGTGGCGTACAAAAAACGGGGGCGACGTGTTGCTCTTCTCCGGCTATTCGGCGGAGTTGTTGTGGGATCGGTATCCCGAAATCGTGGCGCAACTGGATGTGTTGATCAGCGAACCCTACGACGCCAAACAGCCGCAGACGCAACCGCTGCGTGGATCGGACAATCAGCGTATGCATTTGCTGACGCCAATCGCGGCGCAGCGGTATGCAAACCTAGACGTAGCCCCAACGCTCGATCTCTGTTTCGATGACGATACGGTTTGGATCGCGGGTATCCCCAAACCAAACGCGATGGCTGAAATTCGTCGGCGCCTGGCCGCGATGGGCTTTGCTGCGGGGACATCGGATCAACTGTTGGATGGTGTGCGCGGATGAGTTTGGTCAAGATCTGCCCCAAGTGCGGCCACCCCAACGACCTCACCGAGATGTATTGCAGTGGCGAGGGAACGACCGGCAACGGCTGCGGGTTTAGTGTCGCCACGGTTGCTGCGACAGTTCCCAATTCGGCAGGCACCACGGTTGAAGGCCCAGACGAAGATGAGCCCCAAGCCGACGAACG
Above is a genomic segment from Rosistilla ulvae containing:
- a CDS encoding 4Fe-4S single cluster domain-containing protein; the protein is MTQSISINRIHYPIHSLGFGARVGVWFQGCQIQCPGCISRDTWEPGTNAIQLDELTQTLLPWTAAADGLTISGGEPFDQPDAVAALMKWWRTKNGGDVLLFSGYSAELLWDRYPEIVAQLDVLISEPYDAKQPQTQPLRGSDNQRMHLLTPIAAQRYANLDVAPTLDLCFDDDTVWIAGIPKPNAMAEIRRRLAAMGFAAGTSDQLLDGVRG